In Phreatobacter cathodiphilus, the genomic window TGGCGAAGTTGTTGAGGAGCGAGCGCAGCGCCGCGCCCTCCTTGTGCATGTCGATGAAGATCTCGCCGATGCGGCCGTCGTCATATTCGCCGGTACGCAGGTAGACCTTGTGACCGCCGACGACGGCCTTCTGGGTGTAGCCCTTGCGGCGGTCCGGGAGCTTCTCGCGCTCGCGGATCACCTGGACGCGCTCCACCACCTTCTCGACGATGCGCTCGGCCAGCGCCGCGGCGCGGGCCGCCTGCGGCTTCTCCATGAACTCCTCGACGCCGTCCTCGTCCTCGTCGTCCTCGATGAGCTGCGAGTTCAGCGGCTGGGAGAGCTTGGAGCCGTCGCGGTAGAGGGCGTTGGCCTTCAGCGCCAGCTTCCACGAGAGCATGTAGGCGCTCTTGCAGTCGTCGACGGTGGCCTCGTTCGGCATGTTGATGGTCTTGGAGATGGCCCCGGAGATGAAGGGCTGCGCCGCCGCCATCATGCGGATGTGGCTCTCCACCGAGAGGTAGCGCTTGCCCTTGCGGCCGCAGGGATTGGCGCAGTCGAACACCGCATAGTGCTCGGCCTTGAGGTAGGGCGCGCCTTCCAGCGTCATGGCGCCGCAGACGTGCTCGTTGGCCGCCTCGATGTCCTTCTTGGAGAAGCCGATGCGGGCCAGCAGCTCGAAACCGGGGGCGTTCACCTCCTCGGCCGGAATGCCGAGGGTCTTCACCACGAAGTCCTCGCCGAGCGTCCACTTGTTGAACACGAACTTGATGTCGAAGGCGGTCTTCAGCTGCGCCTCGACCTTGGCCAGGGCCTCGTCGGTGAAGCCCTTGGCGCGCAGGGTCGAGGCGTTGATGGCCGGGGCCTGGGCGAGCGAGCCGTGGCCGACCGCATAGGCCTCCATCTCGGCGATCTCGCTCTCGCGATAGCCGAGGGTGCGCAGCGCCTCCGGCACCGCCTGGTTGATGATCTTGAAGTAGCCGCCGCCGGCCAGCTTCTTGAACTTCACCAGCGCGAAGTCGGGCTCGATGCCGGTCGTGTCGCAGTCCATGACCAGGCCGATCGTGCCGGTGGGCGCGATGACCGAGACCTGGGCGTTGCGGTAGCCGTTCTTTTCGCCGAGGGCGAGCGCCTCGTCCCAGGCGCGGGTAGCGTGGGCGACGAGGCCCGGCACCGGGCAGTTGGCATGGTCGAGGGCGACCGGGTTCACCGACAGCGCCTCGTAGCCCGAGGTCTCCCCGTGGGCGGCGCGGCGATGGTTGCGGATGACGCGCAGCATGTGCTCGCGGTTCGGGGCGTAGCCGGGGAAGGGCCCGAGTTCGCCCGCCATCTCCGCCGAGGTCTTGTAGGAGACGCCGGTCATGACGGCGGTCAGCACGCCGGCGAGCGAACGGCCCTCGTCGGAGTCGTAGGGGATACCCATGGTCATGAGCAGGCCGCCGATATTGGCGTAGCCGAGGCCGAGGGTGCGGTACTCGTAGGAGAGCTCGGCGATCTGGCGCGAGGGGAACTGCGCCATCAGCACGGAGATCTCGAGCACGACCGTCCACAGGCGGCAGAGGTGCTCGTACCCCTCGATGTCGAAGCGCTTGGCCTTCGGATCATAGAACTGCAGCAGGTTCGCCGAGGCGAGGTTGCACGCCGTGTCGTCGAGGAACATGTACTCCGAGCACGGGTTCGACGCGCGGATCGGGCCGGCCGCCGGACAGGTGTGCCAGTCGTTCATGGTCGTGTTGAAGTGCAGGCCCGGATCGGCGGAAGCCCAGGCGGCGTGGCCGATCTTCTCCCAGAGGTCGCGGGCCTTCAGCGTCTTCATCACCTTGCCGGAGATGCGGGCGGTGAGGTTCCAGTCGCCGTCGGTCTCCACCGCCTGCAGGAAGTCGTCCTTCAGCGAGACGGAGTTGTTGGAGTTCTGGCCGGCCACCGTCAGGTAGGCGTCGGAGTCCCAGTCCGTGTCGTAGGTCGGGAACTCGATGTCCTTGTAGCCCTGGCGGGCGAACTGGATGACCCGCTTGATGTAGTTGTCGGGCACCATGGACTTGCGCGCCGCCTTCACCTCGCGCTTCAGCGCCGGGTTCTGGTTCGGGTCGAAGCAGGCGTCCAGCTTCTCGCCATTCGCGCCCTCGCAGTTGAGGCAGGCCTTCATGATGGCCTTCAGGTGCTTGGCGACGATCTTCGAGCCGGTCACCAGCGAGGCGACCTTCTGCTCCTCGATGACCTTCCAGTCGATATAGGCCTCAATGTCCGGATGGTCGGCGTCGACCACCACCATCTTGGCGGCGCGGCGCGTCGTGCC contains:
- a CDS encoding vitamin B12-dependent ribonucleotide reductase, whose amino-acid sequence is MRIDRRYTTAGQSPYQGIAFRKATSEIRNPDGSIVFRLEGIEVPEAWSQVAADILAQKYFRKAGVPARLKKVEENSVPSWLWRSAPDEKALKELPEKERWVGETTSQQVFDRLAGTWTYWGWKGGYFDQEADAQAFFDELRFMLARQMVAPNSPQWFNTGLHWAYGIDGPGQGHYYVDFETGKLTKSKSAYEHPQPHACFIQSVADDLVNEGGIMDLWVREARLFKYGSGTGSNFSYLRGEGEKLAGGGRSSGLMSFLKIGDRAAGAIKSGGTTRRAAKMVVVDADHPDIEAYIDWKVIEEQKVASLVTGSKIVAKHLKAIMKACLNCEGANGEKLDACFDPNQNPALKREVKAARKSMVPDNYIKRVIQFARQGYKDIEFPTYDTDWDSDAYLTVAGQNSNNSVSLKDDFLQAVETDGDWNLTARISGKVMKTLKARDLWEKIGHAAWASADPGLHFNTTMNDWHTCPAAGPIRASNPCSEYMFLDDTACNLASANLLQFYDPKAKRFDIEGYEHLCRLWTVVLEISVLMAQFPSRQIAELSYEYRTLGLGYANIGGLLMTMGIPYDSDEGRSLAGVLTAVMTGVSYKTSAEMAGELGPFPGYAPNREHMLRVIRNHRRAAHGETSGYEALSVNPVALDHANCPVPGLVAHATRAWDEALALGEKNGYRNAQVSVIAPTGTIGLVMDCDTTGIEPDFALVKFKKLAGGGYFKIINQAVPEALRTLGYRESEIAEMEAYAVGHGSLAQAPAINASTLRAKGFTDEALAKVEAQLKTAFDIKFVFNKWTLGEDFVVKTLGIPAEEVNAPGFELLARIGFSKKDIEAANEHVCGAMTLEGAPYLKAEHYAVFDCANPCGRKGKRYLSVESHIRMMAAAQPFISGAISKTINMPNEATVDDCKSAYMLSWKLALKANALYRDGSKLSQPLNSQLIEDDEDEDGVEEFMEKPQAARAAALAERIVEKVVERVQVIREREKLPDRRKGYTQKAVVGGHKVYLRTGEYDDGRIGEIFIDMHKEGAALRSLLNNFAIAISLGLQYGVPLDEYVEAFTFTRFEPAGPVQGNDTIKYATSILDYVFRELAVSYLGRSDLGHVDPGESRYDALGTGASEGVAKAVLSKGLVRGKTDKFTVVAGQSGQPTPGSLSSDGRSGTVVTMARGPATIGATALKEEVAAAVSPTLNTLFDEAEAAPEAKSVSSERSTADRRAEAKLRGYVGDACPECSNFTLVRNGTCLKCDTCGSTTGCS